From Spartinivicinus ruber, the proteins below share one genomic window:
- a CDS encoding multicopper oxidase family protein: MDRRNFIKYGAIFSSGTALASAGISAVGKSRPLEGLTYQQKKTIADHNHLHIPPLLYNPYAKRYRMPTLYIQDTLHEFYPGKQSYATGLSTLQHHCSYLGPTIKVKQGDIVDFSVVNLRSEPVTNHWHGLHIPGRLDGGPHQMIQPGETWNITMPIRQEAATCWYHDHTHHKTGKQVYFGHAGMFIIEDNNSSSLGLPDIYGVNDIPLIIQDKLFNETGQQVYEFERNRVFVGNKFCINGVANPFIYVMPGFVRFRILNASNARPYNLFLNNTKFYVIASDGGFLNHPELVEKILLLPGERVEIIVDFTKFRNDTLEMMAITLPEDPFDPNYITVSIAKLVVSSHKTKEIMLTKSLRASKIQRDKITNKISAVSRSFELTIDDEISKMSINNQEFNMNFINEKVSMGIPEIWEIKSLTGGHNFHIHGCSFLIIELYGEEPENTLKGWKDTVSLPKRVGEINTGEYHTCKVLVIFHHDTYRKECMGNIGSHSDINCHMPYMYHCHVLEHEDKGMMGQFIVYQP; this comes from the coding sequence ATGGATCGTAGAAATTTTATCAAATATGGAGCTATATTTTCATCGGGAACAGCATTGGCTTCAGCAGGAATATCTGCAGTTGGTAAATCTAGACCATTAGAGGGGCTTACTTACCAACAAAAAAAAACCATTGCTGATCATAACCACCTACATATTCCGCCATTATTATATAACCCTTATGCAAAGCGTTATCGCATGCCAACACTTTATATACAAGATACCTTGCATGAGTTTTATCCAGGTAAACAATCCTATGCGACAGGCTTGTCTACCTTACAACACCATTGCTCCTATTTAGGCCCTACCATTAAAGTCAAACAGGGAGATATTGTAGATTTTTCTGTCGTTAATTTACGCTCAGAGCCTGTAACCAACCACTGGCATGGGCTGCATATACCTGGCCGTTTAGATGGCGGCCCTCATCAAATGATTCAGCCAGGAGAAACCTGGAATATCACCATGCCGATCAGACAAGAAGCAGCAACTTGTTGGTATCATGACCATACTCATCATAAGACAGGCAAACAAGTGTATTTTGGCCATGCAGGAATGTTTATTATTGAAGATAATAATAGCAGTTCTCTAGGTTTGCCAGATATCTATGGAGTAAATGATATACCATTAATTATTCAAGATAAGCTTTTTAATGAAACTGGACAACAGGTTTATGAGTTTGAAAGGAATCGAGTATTTGTAGGTAATAAATTTTGTATAAATGGAGTTGCTAATCCATTTATATATGTAATGCCAGGGTTTGTAAGATTCAGAATCCTAAATGCATCGAATGCGAGACCTTACAACCTATTCTTAAATAATACTAAATTTTATGTTATTGCTTCTGATGGTGGTTTTTTAAACCATCCTGAATTAGTCGAAAAAATTCTATTACTTCCTGGTGAACGAGTAGAAATAATAGTTGATTTCACTAAATTTAGAAATGATACATTAGAAATGATGGCAATTACACTACCTGAAGATCCCTTTGATCCAAATTATATTACAGTGAGTATTGCAAAATTAGTTGTAAGCTCTCATAAAACAAAAGAAATAATGTTAACTAAAAGCTTAAGAGCGAGTAAAATACAAAGGGATAAAATTACTAATAAGATATCAGCAGTATCTAGATCATTTGAACTTACAATTGATGATGAAATATCAAAAATGAGCATTAATAATCAAGAGTTTAATATGAATTTTATTAATGAAAAAGTAAGTATGGGCATACCTGAAATCTGGGAAATCAAATCTTTGACTGGTGGACATAACTTCCATATTCATGGCTGCTCATTTTTGATTATTGAATTATATGGAGAAGAGCCAGAAAATACACTGAAAGGATGGAAAGATACAGTTTCATTACCAAAACGTGTTGGTGAAATTAATACTGGTGAATATCATACATGCAAAGTATTAGTAATATTTCACCATGATACTTACCGAAAAGAATGTATGGGAAATATAGGAAGTCATTCAGATATAAACTGCCATATGCCGTATATGTACCACTGTCATGTTCTTGAGCATGAAGACAAAGGTATGATGGGCCAATTTATAGTATATCAACCATGA
- a CDS encoding substrate-binding periplasmic protein, with the protein MKYCTLTLFILFLSFKAVADIKLCGVEWPPFTYGKDNHLVKGISIDVYKEAFPRMGMIFIADQLPWARCLKDVAEGYYDAVIDNANLPPYIVADTPTSVYPLGIYVRKDFPQNTFSWENITGKPVAMVTAYDYTKKIAAFSGWQRVDFASDEKVLEALKLKRYNYALIDVFSAPILAKKVNLQIKLLKPVVDSTNLYLAFAPKNNVLAKKFGATIKDMIKEGIMDKIYRKHISMSYSEVLELSQSSNK; encoded by the coding sequence ATGAAATATTGTACCTTAACCCTGTTTATTTTATTCCTTAGCTTCAAAGCCGTTGCTGACATAAAGCTTTGTGGTGTTGAGTGGCCACCATTTACTTATGGAAAAGACAATCATCTGGTTAAAGGGATTTCCATCGATGTTTACAAAGAAGCATTTCCCAGAATGGGGATGATATTCATTGCTGATCAGTTACCTTGGGCCCGTTGCTTAAAAGATGTAGCTGAAGGCTATTATGATGCAGTTATCGATAATGCGAATCTTCCGCCTTATATTGTTGCTGATACACCTACTAGTGTCTATCCACTAGGAATTTATGTACGTAAAGACTTTCCTCAAAATACGTTTTCCTGGGAAAATATCACAGGTAAACCAGTTGCAATGGTTACTGCTTATGATTATACAAAAAAAATTGCCGCTTTTTCCGGCTGGCAACGTGTTGATTTTGCCAGTGACGAAAAAGTACTAGAGGCGCTAAAGCTAAAACGCTATAACTATGCCTTGATTGATGTATTCAGTGCCCCTATATTAGCAAAAAAAGTTAATCTACAAATTAAATTGCTTAAGCCAGTGGTTGACTCAACCAATCTTTATCTGGCTTTTGCTCCTAAAAACAATGTGTTAGCAAAAAAATTCGGTGCCACAATCAAAGATATGATTAAAGAAGGCATTATGGACAAAATTTATCGAAAGCATATATCGATGAGTTACTCAGAAGTGTTAGAACTTAGCCAAAGCAGTAATAAGTAA
- a CDS encoding multicopper oxidase domain-containing protein produces MDRRQFLTVTAGLGVLGTVYSFSKSSEAEYEITKSDNLLFIPPLLYEPLADFYQLPSITVKDSTYSFFPEKSSSSIGLSTNQHELNYLGPTIKVKRGDVVGVTINNQTNMTTMNHWHGLQIPSYADGSPHLLIPPKESWNTTLHIQQEAATCWYHPLNYDIGDQQLYLGYAGLFIIEDDNIQSLNIPTTYGLDDIPLIVQDKVFDNNGQQIYTKQSTNLLDEYTVIVNGTINPYLSIAPGWVRFRLLNASNTRVFDFSFSEQATFYKVASDGGMLNSPVAMTSLTLASGERSEIMIFLKEGNKNIALLATDKLFSDISFLALKITVEDVACTETVLPSRLRPNSLNVNYNLVNTLPVTKQIKFGSDVSKNDSLAANTIYQFNEIESTLLREEDEIWMLELTGNYSIHIYGASFLIISIDDQPLVTSDIGWQDTLFIGKPLKTENKIQKIKLLIKFNYVSYRQGVNRFQAKTNPTSLKFHVPYLYYCRCLDQNGISKIGQFSVSDKV; encoded by the coding sequence ATGGATAGAAGGCAGTTTTTGACAGTTACTGCAGGGTTAGGAGTATTAGGTACTGTCTACTCTTTTTCCAAATCTAGTGAGGCTGAATATGAAATCACTAAAAGTGATAACTTACTTTTTATTCCGCCTCTTTTATATGAACCATTAGCAGATTTTTATCAGCTTCCATCAATAACCGTCAAGGATAGCACCTATAGCTTTTTTCCAGAAAAATCATCATCTTCTATAGGCTTATCTACCAATCAGCATGAATTGAATTACTTAGGGCCTACTATAAAGGTAAAGCGTGGTGATGTAGTTGGGGTGACTATCAATAACCAAACCAATATGACTACTATGAACCATTGGCATGGTTTGCAAATACCAAGCTATGCTGATGGCAGTCCACATTTGTTAATACCGCCAAAAGAAAGCTGGAATACTACACTACATATTCAACAAGAAGCAGCAACCTGTTGGTATCATCCTCTAAACTATGATATTGGTGATCAGCAATTATATTTAGGTTATGCAGGGTTATTTATTATTGAAGATGATAATATTCAGTCACTAAATATACCCACTACTTATGGGCTAGATGATATTCCATTGATTGTTCAAGATAAAGTTTTTGATAACAATGGCCAGCAAATTTACACTAAACAATCAACTAACTTGTTAGATGAATATACTGTTATTGTTAATGGGACAATAAATCCTTATTTATCCATTGCTCCAGGTTGGGTGCGTTTCCGTTTGCTTAATGCGTCAAATACACGGGTTTTTGATTTTTCATTCTCTGAGCAAGCCACCTTTTATAAAGTTGCATCTGATGGGGGGATGTTGAATAGCCCAGTCGCGATGACAAGCTTAACCCTTGCTTCTGGTGAGCGCAGTGAAATTATGATTTTCTTAAAAGAGGGAAATAAAAATATTGCTCTACTTGCTACTGATAAATTATTTTCAGATATTTCTTTCCTTGCACTAAAAATAACCGTTGAGGATGTTGCATGTACGGAAACTGTGCTTCCAAGTCGATTGAGACCTAATAGTTTGAACGTTAATTACAATTTGGTTAATACATTACCTGTAACTAAACAAATTAAATTTGGATCTGATGTTTCAAAAAATGATAGTTTAGCTGCTAATACTATTTATCAATTTAATGAAATTGAAAGTACACTCTTGAGAGAAGAAGACGAAATATGGATGCTTGAGCTGACGGGTAACTATTCTATTCATATTTATGGTGCATCATTTCTTATTATTAGTATTGATGATCAGCCACTTGTTACCAGTGATATTGGTTGGCAGGATACATTATTTATTGGCAAGCCACTAAAAACTGAAAATAAAATACAAAAAATAAAGCTACTAATAAAATTTAATTATGTGAGTTATCGCCAAGGTGTCAATCGGTTTCAGGCTAAAACAAATCCAACAAGTTTGAAGTTTCATGTTCCTTATCTATATTACTGTCGTTGTTTGGATCAAAATGGCATCAGCAAAATAGGGCAGTTTTCTGTTTCTGATAAAGTGTGA
- a CDS encoding EAL domain-containing protein translates to MDIPSFLKIRSTGLGRKLLFLIIIASSIITLFLTITQLYLDYRVDRGLLDERFAEVERSHIPSLISNIWLLNKDIVESQLEGINSLPDFVYTELLDDKDRVFYHVGAKEGEYLIKKEWPLIYDSPQGERRIGVLIVWATLDNIYNRLLDKVFVILTSQAIKTFLVSGVILFIIYSVVTHRLGVISAFLAKWDPSSDELPPKIESKRTKAKPDELDELVSIIEEMRIRLSRSFEKMQELFDDVQNQKNQLKKVFDGSSDIILVVDIEKQTISTCNRRAEQVLGYQEGELSGQLIKQIFPCNFKDITAFNNEIDASDENIEVKELRVFSADGQSIPVEAVSSIIDYHERPQLLILSRDIRERKSQEAKINRMAWYDSLTGLPNRALIRDRIHQALLHNKRHDDYSGVLFVDLDYFKDINDSLGHNIGDELLVAVSLRLKEDVREEDSVGRLGGDEFIILLNNLGKSETVARQSLAIVAGKLCTSLAHPFYVTGNKLSVTASMGGALCPADGDDVDELLRRADLSMYKSKAAGRNNFTMYSKELDIASAKRLNLLVALREAIHNKEFVLFYQPIVDMETNQVVSIEALIRWHKDGRLISPNNFITQLSETGLIMQVGNWVIEQACKEMMAQLKEGGCQRQVPIAVNVSPVQFGSEGFIDHLSNVLTTTGLPPHLLVLEVTEDLTMDDSSGAIQRLHKIRELGIKLALDDFGTGYSSLSYLKRLPASKLKIDKSFTRDMLVDSDDKAIVSTIISIAKELNLEVVAEGVEQPEHAKTLVRMGCEQAQGFYYMRPQASLKEAIMMVPPDQLNKVKNTNN, encoded by the coding sequence ATGGATATTCCTTCATTTCTTAAAATTCGCTCTACAGGATTAGGTAGAAAATTACTTTTTTTGATTATTATTGCCAGTTCAATCATTACTTTATTTCTTACTATCACTCAGCTTTATCTTGATTACAGAGTAGATCGCGGGCTTTTAGATGAACGCTTTGCTGAAGTTGAGCGGAGTCATATACCCAGTTTAATTTCTAATATTTGGTTATTGAATAAAGATATAGTCGAATCTCAGTTAGAAGGAATTAATAGCCTTCCTGACTTTGTTTACACTGAGTTGCTGGATGATAAAGATAGGGTGTTTTACCATGTAGGAGCGAAAGAGGGAGAGTATCTGATTAAAAAAGAATGGCCATTAATTTATGATAGTCCTCAAGGAGAAAGGAGAATTGGAGTATTAATTGTTTGGGCAACATTAGATAATATCTACAACCGTTTGTTGGATAAAGTATTTGTTATATTAACCTCTCAAGCCATTAAAACATTTCTGGTCTCTGGGGTAATTCTTTTTATCATTTATTCTGTAGTTACCCATCGTTTGGGAGTTATTTCAGCTTTTTTAGCTAAGTGGGATCCCAGCTCCGATGAGTTACCGCCAAAAATAGAATCAAAACGAACCAAAGCTAAACCAGATGAGTTGGACGAATTAGTATCAATCATTGAAGAAATGCGCATACGCTTGAGTCGTTCATTTGAAAAGATGCAGGAGCTGTTTGATGATGTTCAAAATCAAAAAAACCAGCTAAAAAAGGTATTCGATGGATCAAGTGACATTATCTTAGTCGTTGATATAGAAAAACAAACAATTAGCACTTGCAATCGGCGGGCAGAGCAAGTTTTAGGGTATCAAGAGGGTGAATTATCGGGGCAACTGATTAAGCAGATATTCCCCTGTAACTTTAAGGATATTACAGCATTTAATAATGAAATAGATGCTAGTGATGAAAATATTGAGGTAAAGGAGTTAAGGGTTTTTTCTGCAGATGGTCAGTCAATTCCTGTTGAAGCAGTGAGCTCAATTATTGACTATCACGAGCGCCCCCAGTTATTGATTTTGTCTCGGGATATTCGCGAGCGTAAATCTCAAGAAGCCAAAATCAATCGAATGGCATGGTATGATAGTTTGACTGGTTTACCTAATAGAGCACTTATTCGTGACCGTATTCATCAAGCATTACTACATAATAAACGCCACGATGATTATAGTGGCGTATTATTTGTGGACTTGGATTACTTTAAAGATATTAATGATTCTTTAGGACATAATATTGGTGATGAATTGTTAGTAGCAGTTAGTCTGCGTTTGAAGGAAGATGTGCGAGAGGAGGATTCTGTTGGGCGTTTGGGTGGTGATGAGTTTATTATTTTGTTGAACAATTTAGGGAAAAGTGAGACTGTTGCTCGACAGTCTTTAGCAATAGTAGCTGGCAAGTTATGTACATCACTGGCACATCCGTTCTATGTGACGGGTAATAAGCTGTCTGTAACTGCAAGTATGGGGGGGGCACTATGTCCAGCAGATGGTGATGATGTAGATGAACTATTGCGGCGAGCTGATCTATCAATGTATAAGTCAAAAGCTGCAGGTCGTAATAATTTTACGATGTATTCAAAAGAACTCGATATAGCCTCTGCTAAACGACTTAATTTGCTTGTCGCTTTACGAGAAGCTATTCATAACAAGGAGTTTGTGCTTTTCTACCAACCTATCGTTGATATGGAAACAAATCAAGTTGTGAGCATTGAAGCTTTAATTCGATGGCATAAAGACGGGAGGCTGATATCACCCAATAACTTTATAACTCAGCTAAGTGAAACGGGGTTAATTATGCAAGTGGGGAATTGGGTTATAGAGCAAGCTTGTAAGGAAATGATGGCACAACTAAAAGAAGGTGGTTGCCAACGCCAAGTGCCTATTGCAGTGAATGTTAGTCCTGTTCAGTTTGGTAGTGAGGGATTTATTGATCATTTAAGTAATGTATTAACAACAACTGGCTTACCTCCTCATTTGCTGGTGCTTGAGGTTACCGAAGACTTAACAATGGATGACTCAAGTGGAGCCATTCAACGATTGCATAAAATCCGTGAGTTGGGAATTAAACTTGCCTTGGATGACTTTGGTACTGGTTACTCTTCATTGTCTTATTTGAAGCGTTTACCTGCTTCAAAATTAAAAATTGATAAGAGCTTTACTCGTGACATGTTGGTTGATTCAGATGATAAAGCAATTGTTTCAACTATTATTTCGATTGCCAAAGAGCTTAATCTGGAAGTAGTAGCTGAAGGGGTTGAACAGCCAGAACATGCTAAAACATTAGTAAGGATGGGGTGTGAACAGGCTCAAGGCTTTTACTATATGCGCCCACAGGCTTCATTAAAAGAGGCAATAATGATGGTGCCTCCTGATCAATTGAATAAAGTTAAAAACACAAATAATTAA
- a CDS encoding efflux RND transporter permease subunit, with amino-acid sequence MIRYFASHPTAANVLMLVFLLLGIVAIPSMKKETFPVIEKYQVEVSVAYPGASASDVEEGICQPLEDATDGINYIEEKSCEAKNSTGVMTLKMQEQGDMLQFIDDINRAVDGIDSFPDDVEDPIVQELNLTSQVISIAISANASSTELKYLAEYYKNKLLQQPNIPIVDIQGFSDRLLKVEVEDYNLQKYGLSVDSLANIIKSQALDLPTGELETQYGSHQIKFVDLRRTPEQLEELIIISGEQGGEVRLGDIATVTDTFETKEDKIIFNGNPAAILKISKNKADDSLKIFDAVTRFVAEENARLPEGVKLYLTEDSTSIVKDRLQLLLTNSWQGIILVILALFLFFSARYTFWVAMGLPVSFMASFLVISAFGVSINMISMVGMLIAIGILMDDAIVISESIATEYKKGLSPLDAAVAGVKRVARGILSSFVTTILIFGGLLFLKGDIGQVLKVLPIVLISVLTVSLIEAFLILPHHLKQSLEKQQANNGQSPRWRQTFADTFEKFREKVGRLADLSVKFRYAFVGLTFAALFLTISLIPAGVVKFKGFPDIDGDIVQALILLPQGTPLEKTEEVVKQVVTGLKATDIELSANEKDALVRNIRVDFNKNSEAYESGTHIATVSVDLLSAETRNTTITTFARTWREKVGDIPDIISLQYKEPSRGPAGRPIKIRLQADSLEELSAASNALQNWLRGYPGVVDVADDLRPGKPEFSVNLQEGVLGIGINAQDLSQQLRAAYQGVKVDEVQYENETYEIKVMLADESKNTLTDFDYMTIIHPQTKQAIPLAAIANIDQTRSYARINRLNNIRTVTVYGEIESDVANAAEIIMDTQRNFFPELAKQYPEVKLLIEGESKNNKTTGNSFVKAFLVGIAGIFFLLSLQFRNYIEPIIVLVAIPLSLIGVIWGHYLLGLDLSMPSVMGFVSLAGIVINNSILLVEFVKLRVREGMSVHDAASQATRDRFRAIFLTSLTTVMGMLPLLFETSFQAKILIPLVASITFGLIASTILVLIVLPALYSILEDFGVTRIEAVE; translated from the coding sequence ATGATACGCTATTTTGCGAGCCATCCTACTGCAGCTAATGTATTAATGCTGGTATTTCTGTTGCTGGGGATAGTAGCGATACCTAGCATGAAAAAAGAGACCTTCCCAGTTATTGAGAAATATCAGGTTGAGGTATCGGTGGCTTACCCAGGTGCTAGTGCAAGTGATGTTGAAGAAGGGATCTGCCAGCCATTAGAAGATGCGACAGATGGTATCAACTATATAGAAGAAAAAAGTTGTGAGGCAAAAAACAGCACCGGGGTAATGACTTTAAAAATGCAGGAGCAAGGAGATATGCTCCAGTTTATTGATGATATAAACCGAGCTGTCGATGGTATTGATAGTTTTCCCGATGATGTAGAAGACCCGATTGTTCAAGAATTAAATTTGACCAGTCAGGTAATCAGTATCGCAATCAGTGCCAATGCATCCAGCACAGAGCTTAAATATCTTGCTGAATATTATAAAAATAAGCTATTGCAACAACCGAATATCCCCATTGTGGATATTCAAGGGTTTTCGGACAGGCTATTAAAAGTAGAGGTTGAAGACTATAACTTACAAAAATATGGACTGAGTGTTGACAGTTTAGCCAATATCATTAAATCACAAGCGCTCGACTTACCCACTGGTGAATTAGAAACGCAGTATGGTAGCCACCAGATAAAATTTGTTGACTTACGGAGAACGCCTGAACAGTTAGAAGAATTGATCATTATATCCGGTGAACAAGGCGGTGAAGTTAGACTAGGTGATATAGCTACTGTAACCGATACTTTTGAAACGAAGGAAGATAAAATTATTTTTAATGGCAACCCTGCAGCCATTCTAAAAATCAGTAAAAATAAAGCTGATGACAGCCTTAAAATATTTGATGCAGTCACTCGGTTTGTAGCGGAAGAAAATGCCAGGTTGCCTGAAGGTGTTAAGCTATACCTTACTGAAGACTCTACCTCTATTGTAAAAGATCGACTGCAGTTACTCTTAACTAATAGCTGGCAAGGCATTATCTTAGTTATATTGGCATTATTTTTATTTTTTAGTGCACGTTATACCTTTTGGGTCGCGATGGGACTGCCGGTTTCATTTATGGCCAGTTTTTTGGTGATTTCTGCATTTGGTGTTTCGATTAATATGATTTCAATGGTAGGTATGTTAATTGCTATTGGAATATTAATGGATGATGCGATTGTTATCTCTGAAAGTATTGCTACAGAGTATAAAAAAGGTTTATCGCCACTAGATGCAGCAGTAGCAGGTGTTAAGCGAGTTGCTAGAGGTATTTTATCATCGTTTGTAACGACCATTCTTATTTTTGGGGGCTTGTTATTTTTAAAAGGGGATATTGGGCAGGTCCTAAAGGTATTACCGATTGTGTTAATCTCGGTGTTAACCGTTAGCTTGATTGAAGCTTTTTTAATTTTACCTCACCACTTAAAGCAGTCGTTAGAAAAACAACAGGCAAATAATGGTCAATCCCCTCGCTGGCGGCAGACATTTGCTGATACATTTGAAAAGTTTCGTGAGAAAGTGGGGCGTTTAGCTGATTTATCGGTTAAGTTTCGATATGCCTTTGTTGGACTAACGTTTGCTGCACTGTTTTTAACTATCAGCCTGATACCTGCTGGTGTGGTTAAATTTAAAGGTTTTCCAGATATTGATGGTGACATTGTTCAAGCCCTTATTTTATTACCACAAGGGACACCGCTTGAAAAAACTGAAGAAGTAGTGAAGCAGGTAGTAACAGGACTAAAAGCAACAGATATTGAATTAAGTGCTAATGAAAAGGATGCATTAGTCCGCAATATTAGAGTCGATTTTAATAAAAACTCAGAAGCTTATGAGTCGGGTACTCATATTGCTACAGTGAGTGTTGACTTGTTATCTGCAGAAACACGTAATACGACTATTACAACCTTTGCTCGTACTTGGCGTGAAAAAGTAGGGGATATACCTGATATTATTTCATTACAGTACAAGGAGCCTTCTCGCGGGCCGGCAGGTCGGCCAATAAAAATTCGTCTTCAGGCTGATAGCCTGGAAGAATTGTCTGCAGCTTCGAATGCATTACAAAACTGGTTACGTGGATACCCTGGAGTCGTTGATGTTGCCGATGACTTAAGGCCTGGAAAGCCTGAATTTTCGGTTAATCTACAGGAGGGAGTGCTGGGAATAGGGATTAATGCACAAGACTTATCACAACAGTTGAGGGCTGCTTATCAAGGTGTAAAGGTAGATGAAGTTCAATATGAGAATGAAACCTATGAAATAAAGGTTATGCTTGCTGATGAGTCAAAAAACACCTTAACGGACTTTGACTATATGACAATTATTCATCCACAAACTAAACAAGCAATACCTTTAGCTGCTATCGCTAATATTGATCAAACCCGTTCTTATGCAAGAATAAACAGGCTGAATAATATACGCACAGTAACAGTATATGGAGAAATAGAGTCAGATGTTGCTAATGCAGCAGAAATAATTATGGATACTCAGCGAAATTTCTTTCCTGAATTAGCTAAGCAATATCCTGAAGTAAAACTACTTATTGAAGGTGAGAGTAAAAATAATAAAACAACAGGAAACTCATTTGTTAAAGCTTTCCTTGTGGGTATTGCCGGCATCTTCTTTTTGTTGAGTTTGCAGTTTAGAAACTATATAGAACCGATCATTGTGCTAGTCGCTATACCACTTTCGTTAATAGGGGTTATTTGGGGGCATTATCTTTTAGGATTGGACCTGAGTATGCCGAGTGTTATGGGGTTTGTATCTCTAGCAGGCATTGTTATTAATAATTCTATCTTGTTAGTTGAGTTTGTTAAGCTACGGGTAAGGGAAGGAATGAGTGTTCATGATGCCGCAAGTCAAGCAACACGGGATCGCTTCAGGGCAATCTTTCTCACTTCTTTAACAACAGTGATGGGAATGCTGCCATTATTATTTGAAACCAGTTTTCAGGCAAAAATATTAATACCCTTGGTTGCCAGTATCACTTTTGGTCTTATAGCTTCGACCATCTTGGTATTGATTGTTTTACCTGCATTGTACTCAATCCTTGAAGATTTCGGAGTAACTCGAATAGAGGCGGTGGAATAG
- a CDS encoding efflux RND transporter periplasmic adaptor subunit: MLTNWLKSKLSLPLIAIAGLILAVSFIKQKPEMARVEQAKVSRKVWYIDVQEMPVKARAIGYGTVQPETTLAANAQVAGKVVYVHPGLKKGGSIDKGVKVLQIDTTDYELGISQAQANLAVYQANLKELDIEEKNTKTLLEIAKRNYEIGKSELERKNQLRKQQSVSQSVVDAEEQKVLALQEQFQSLQNTLSTSPSRRAVIEAQIAQASAQLKEQQKNLERTTITMPFRGRIGEVHVDLDEYVNVGTKLFDASSIGRVEIHAQLPMKHARPLVLGVDRSLLTQQPPSPQRILEALGLDVTVRLVGTLKKASWKAKAVRLGEEIDQTSRTVSFIVAVDSSYQKGIPGERPPLLKGMYTEVEFQSSAKQRIVVPRQAIHQGKAYIASQNNTLQIKPVKIEFYQGELIAIAEGVKPGDRLVTSDVIPAVEGMQLDLAHNEKLQEAMKLLASGKGDFK; this comes from the coding sequence ATGTTAACCAATTGGTTGAAAAGTAAGTTGAGCTTACCTCTTATTGCTATTGCTGGGTTGATCTTGGCTGTCTCTTTTATAAAACAAAAGCCAGAGATGGCTCGTGTTGAGCAGGCTAAAGTATCTCGCAAAGTATGGTATATCGATGTACAAGAGATGCCAGTTAAAGCAAGAGCCATTGGTTATGGCACAGTCCAGCCAGAAACGACACTTGCAGCTAATGCTCAAGTGGCAGGTAAAGTTGTCTATGTGCATCCTGGCTTGAAGAAAGGCGGCAGTATTGATAAGGGAGTAAAAGTACTTCAGATTGATACAACTGACTATGAGCTGGGAATTAGTCAAGCACAAGCTAACTTGGCAGTCTATCAAGCAAACTTAAAGGAGTTGGATATTGAAGAGAAAAATACCAAAACCTTGCTTGAAATTGCTAAACGTAATTATGAAATAGGCAAAAGTGAGCTTGAGCGTAAAAACCAGCTGCGTAAACAGCAATCTGTTTCCCAGTCAGTAGTTGATGCCGAAGAGCAAAAAGTACTTGCCCTGCAAGAGCAATTTCAAAGCTTACAAAACACCTTATCTACTTCACCCAGCCGTAGAGCAGTAATTGAAGCGCAAATTGCACAGGCCAGCGCACAACTGAAAGAACAGCAAAAAAACCTCGAACGCACGACTATAACCATGCCATTTAGAGGACGAATTGGTGAAGTTCATGTTGACTTGGATGAGTATGTGAATGTAGGAACCAAACTTTTTGATGCAAGTAGTATTGGCAGAGTAGAAATCCATGCGCAATTACCCATGAAGCATGCTAGGCCCTTAGTACTTGGGGTTGACCGCTCTTTACTTACTCAACAACCGCCATCTCCACAGAGAATATTGGAGGCACTTGGCCTTGATGTCACTGTAAGACTGGTAGGCACTTTAAAGAAAGCAAGCTGGAAGGCAAAAGCAGTACGTTTAGGGGAAGAAATTGACCAAACAAGTCGTACAGTATCTTTTATCGTGGCTGTTGATAGTAGCTATCAAAAAGGTATTCCGGGGGAACGACCACCCTTATTAAAAGGGATGTACACAGAAGTTGAGTTTCAGTCATCAGCAAAACAGCGAATAGTAGTACCCCGTCAAGCTATTCACCAAGGTAAAGCGTATATCGCAAGTCAAAACAACACTTTACAGATAAAGCCTGTGAAAATTGAATTTTACCAGGGTGAATTGATTGCCATTGCTGAAGGGGTAAAGCCAGGTGACCGACTGGTAACAAGTGATGTAATTCCGGCTGTAGAAGGTATGCAGCTAGATTTAGCACATAATGAAAAGCTCCAAGAGGCCATGAAGTTATTGGCAAGTGGTAAAGGAGACTTTAAATGA